Below is a genomic region from Patagioenas fasciata isolate bPatFas1 chromosome 5, bPatFas1.hap1, whole genome shotgun sequence.
CAGGAGGAGCACCAGGGGTTTTTGGGCTCTGCCGGGGGCTCCTCGTGGGCACGGACTTGGTGAAACTCGGCAAACAGAGCAAGTGGCAAAGCTGGGTCAGTTCAGGTACCCTGGGGAATGAACAGCATCTTATCGCAGTCAAAATAAACCTGCGTACGACTTGGAGTGCTTCACAAATCTCAGCTCTCTCTCACATTAATATTGAACTGATACATTCACAACCCATAAAGCAGGTGACAAACAGAACCCTTGTAACGCACCCCCCCGTTCTTAAGCGTTGCAGCCAGAGTCCTCAGAGCACCCACCCCATTTTCTCTAATTAAAagaatgcctttttttcccccctctccaaaTCTTAGCACAAACCCCACTTAATATTGCACATCTGTCATCTGAGCGCAGCGTTTTCTTTCTCTAACATACTTTGTTCTATGAAAAGCTTCTCATGCGTTACTGCTGCCAGTTATGTTTCAAAGTGACGTGCAACTAACGATGTTTGATGCTAATTAACGACTCCGCTCTCTCCCGTTTGCGGTTTCAGCTCCGGTTCAGCCCGTTCCCATACACAATATTTTTTTACCGGTCACTTTACACAGGTGGGGAATTTGAAAGCGAAACTTTTTTATTGGGATGCAAACAAAAGAGGCGCAGTGTGGGTATTTCTTACTCTATTCTGCCCCCAATTAGCATCATTAAAAACGTAATGAAGTTAAACGCACACTAAGGGGTGATGGCAGGTGTTCAGTCCTCTGGATTAAAGACAAAATACACAccctgtccccccaggtcccGACTTTCTGAGCAACACAAGGTGACATCATCTTCACGTGAGAATCAAGAACTTCTCCAGTATTACAAAACAACAGAATTTTATTTCggcagaactaaaaaaaaaatcgtatATATTTCTACATTGCAGTAAAAACaatgattctttttctttccttcatatcAACGCATCGCAACCAAACCAGGACACCGTTCTCAGGCTTGAGGTGACGCCGGGAGATGCCAGAGCTCGGGAGGGCTCGGTCCCCTCGCTCGCTCCTCACCACCCCGATGGGGGCAAAACCCCCCACCAGAAAAAATGCACTTAGACACCAGTTTTCTCCTCCTCCCGCTTCGTGCAGGGGCTGCGACGCCGCTCCGAGCGCTCTGGCGGCAGCAAGGAACCCGTTTCCAGAACGTGGTTGCCGAACATGAAAGATGACTATTTCGGGACACCTTTTACGAGAATGTTTATTCATATTAAAGCAGAAACCAACTCATAAATGCTCTTTATACACGTGTGTGCCTGTAAAAGGCGGTACGGAacaactcaaaaagaaaaaaggctgcaGAGTGATCCTCACTGAAGTCTGCGGTAACTTTTACAGAGTTCGTGGTCCCTAATATCTCCCCAGCCTCCGTTTTTGACGTGAGGGGACAGGGGTGCCATGGAGTACCTCTTACTGACACTCATGGTTTCGGGAAACAGGTACTGTTGGTTGCTGTTCAAGAGAGAGTCGATTTTGGCACTCTGGGTGGCCGGCCTGCAGGTTTTCTTGTGGTGCATGCCGCAGTCCCCCGTGTGAAAAACCCTGGGGATTTCGGGAACCAGCACTTTCCAGAACTTTGGAAGACAAGAGACAGTCAagtgctgcagagtccagtcccaGTTGTAGTCATCGTAGGTGCAGAAGGCGTCCGTGCACTCGATGAGCTTCTGGTAGGTGTCTCTGTCGAAGGCCATGCCCATGTTGTGCTCGGTGGACTTCCACGTCTTCATCTCCACCTTGTCGGCGCGGCCGGCGAAGCCGCCGCGGACCGGGCTGTAGGTGCCCAAGGACACGACCTGACACTCGGGGCAGTCGCGCTCGCGCAGGGCCCAGAGCTTCTTGAGGACGTGGTAGAAGTCGGGCGCCAGGTAGTGATCCTCCTCCAGGAACAGGACGGGCCCCGCGTGCTCCCGCAGCGCCCGCACCCGCTCCCACACGAAGTGCAGCTTCCACCACCAGTGGTGCTTGGTCTGGGAGAAGCGGGCTTCGCGGTAGTGCCCGAACGAGTCGGGGAACTCGGCGTTGATGCAGCCCAGGCGCAGCGCGGCCGCCTTGCCCACGTCGCGGGGGCAGTCGCGGGGGTCGTGGCCCGGGAACTCGCGGGGATAGAGCTGGATGCTGAACGGGAAGAAGATCTGCAGCACCGGGCAGAAATCCACGGCGGCCGCCAGCCGGTTCAGCTCCTCGCTCCACAGGTCGtggctcagcaccagcagcacgTTCTCCactcccgccgcccgccgcagcgACTCCAGCAGCAGCCGCAGGTGCTCGGCCCGGTCGTGCACTTGCACCACCAGCACCGCGtcggcggcggggccggagcgCCCCGGGAAGCGCCCGGCGTTCCGCACCGGCTGGTCGAAGTTGAGGCGGTAAACGAGCGAGCGGTAACTCAGCGTCCCGTTCTCGGTGAGAACCGGCAGCGCCGGCGATGCGGCCGAGGCGTTcgcggcggggcggcgcggtGGCGCTTCGCTGACCCGCGGCGGCTCCCCGGTGCTCCCGGGAccgccccgctgctgctgctgctgctgccgcctccgcccgccgccgccgcttcccCACAACGCCAGCGCGCAAATCGCCAGCGCCAGCGCCAGCACCAACACCTTCCGCTTGTAGATCCGCAGCCGCATCCttcccggcggcggcggccgccgctcccgccgctcccgccgccgccgccgcgactGCGCCCACCGGCAGCgcgcgcgccgccgccgccccacgCGCACACGTCACCGCACGCCATTGGGCACCGCTGGCACCGCCCCCGCCGCTCGATTGGCTCTCACGGCCGTCACTCAGCGCCTCTTCCGCCGGGGGGGGGCCGGCAGGCGCTGCCGCCATTAGTGGGGCGGCTGAGGAGAAACGGGAGCGGGTCCTCCAGCGTTCGCAGGAGCAACGCGCGGTGAGCCCGAATAATCCCAGATTTGCGAGAGTAAAACCCCAAATCATCCCAGAAATGCGAGAATAAGAGAATAAAATAATCCCGGGGTTGGGAGAATCGCATGAAATCGTTCAAAATTTGAAAGAATGAGGTGATAAAATCGTTCTGGCACTGCAAGAAGATCGTAAAATAATTTGAGGAGTGCAAGAATGAGAAAATCATCCTAGATTTGCAAGAATAACAACTCGAGGATTGCAAGAACATGACGAGGGAAGAATTCTGGGTTCGCAACTCCAGATTTTaaagatcattaaatcattctAGAGTGGCAAGAACAAGAAATCCATTCCGGGATTGCGGGAATAAGATGAATTAATTCTAGAACTACATTTGCAAGAGCAAAATTTATTCTAGAATGGCAAGAATACAAGAAAACTAGAATTGCAAGAACAacatattaaggaaaaaaatcactctaGAATGGCAAGAATACAGGCAAATCATTCTAGAATAGCAAGAATAAGGTAATATAATTATAGAATTGCAGGAATAATAATTCAAGAATGTAAGACAATCATTCTAAAATGAGAATAATAATCTAAAATGGAATGATCATTCTAAAATTAGAATAACAATCTCTAACAATTCCACAACCCCAGATAATGGCAGGAATTACTCCTGTAATTGCACCCGGCCCCTCGGTGGGCACAGACCGGCTGTGACACGTGGTGACAACTGTGGTGACAACCATGGTGACAACTGTGGTGACAACCATGGTGACAACTGCGCCACAGCCTGGGGTTCCCAAGGGTCACCTGCCCACATCAATACTAATCCCTGTAATTTTAAGTCATTTTTGCCCCAAAATGCAGCTCATGCTCTGCAGAGCCAGACTTAACGTCACGCAGGGCTGTGGGTGTCCCTCCGATGGGGTGACAGCGTCCCCATGGCACACGGTGAGGGTCACACTGTGGTGACACAAAGCTCAGGAGAATCGGGGTGATTAAAGATTTCTCGGGCAGAGGATGAAGAGAAGGGCCTGGAGCTGGTTTGGACACATTTTTAGTGacagttcatagaatcacagaacagtttgggttggagggaccttcccagctcccccagtgccacccctgccatgagcagggacatcttcaccagctcaggttgctcagagccccgtccagcctggcctgggatgtctccagggatggttcagccaccacctctctgcccaacctgggccaggctctcaccaccctcagggccaacaattccttcctcatgtccagcccgaATCtccgctcctttagtttaaaaccatcaccccttgtcctatcgcaacaggccctgctcaaaagcctGTCCTGAAATGAGATACAAGTTTGTTTTGAGAACCAGTTGTTGGTTCCGTTTTCTTTCCCCAAAGCCCCGCACAGCACTCGGGTCACACACACTCCTGCGCTGGCAGCACCAGAAAAAAGCTCCAAAAACCAAACCCTGACTCGCTCACCGAGCACCTTGGGGCTGCCTGTGGGATGAACCCGCAACCAGAGCCCTTCCGCTCCCTCCAGACAGCACAGAGAGAGCTTGTTTGTGGGGACTGTTGCTCTCTTAATCTTCTACCCCACCTAAAAGGTATTTTTCCGAGTGAGTCACCTTCAGGCTGCTACAATCAGGGCGAGATCTCTCCCTGTACAGCAGCAGGAATGGTTTGAAACGTCCCCGGGTCAGCTCTGCAGATCCGTGTTCAGGCAAACAGCCACGCTTGGTTTCCTCCTTCGCAAGTTCTCTGTCGTTGGAAGAGCAACATCTAAGGAATGATTCATCCCAAACTTCCTGTAGTTGCTTAAAAGTTACTGTTTTACAAACACTGCATGAAAAGAACAGTCAGGTTATTTTGACATTCACAAAGTTTTAATGACGCTCAGTGTTTCTGGAATAAAGGTTCCTCTGCCGCAGGAAAGGGCCCTTCAGCAGGCGTGTGTCAGGATTTACTTCTGCTGTGAACATCTGAGATTAATAAAGAGTTTCAGACTGATAATTTAAAACACGTGCTGGAATGTTGTGCGAAACCTGTGAGCCAAGTCTATTCTTCCAAAGCCTGTCAGGCTGCTCCTCCCACCGTGCGTCACATCTGGCTGTCACCCGAACCTCAGCCTGGATCAGTTCTGCACTCAGGAACTACAAAAGTCATTTTCCCATTGAAACTACATCTAATTGGCACAGCGGTGTGTTTTTCTATAACCCAAAGTGATGCACGATGTGTAGTTCACCCTTGGGCAGGCAATACCGCTTCAAAAGTACCAGTGTAGCACGTTCCCTCCACGCCATCGCGTGCTCCAGGGCATGGGATGCCTGAAGACTTCTCAAGAGACTTTTGTTCcacttctccaaccaaaatgattctatcacACCCCGGCCACGGACCAGCTGACAAGACATGAAATGAGGGTGTGGATATGCTCAATATCGCGGTATCTTCCCCAGGAAAAAGGCCGGGAGCTAATCCGTAGAATGCACTGGATGAAAAACTCGTTTTCCAGAGAAAACACAATTCACGTGTACATAGAAAGGTTTCAAAATTTAATAATTCGACACACAGTGAACAATTCAGGAATCTTTAAAAGGTAAGAGTTAAGAAACAAAGTTTAGGtcatatatttagaaaaaaagaagacatttcttTTATAACAAAGAgataaaaccaaaaacatttgCTCTGGTAAAAAACCAGCAGCGCTGGTCCCTGCTTGAAGTGAGAATGCGACAGCAGAACTGTTTCCAAAGCACCACCTGGAATTACAGGAGCAGTTCTGAACTGCACACACCGTAATTTCTTCTCCCAGCAGCCGACCCCGTTGTTCTACAGTAAACAAGTCAGAAGAGTCCAGTCCAGTGATAAAGTCAGCACGGTTGTTTGGTGCAGGCAGAGTTCAGAGCCCTGGGCAGGAGCGGGCAAAGCAGTTCGATGTACGCTCACCTTCCAAACCGCTTACGCCACGAAACAAAACTGTCATGATATTCCAAACAAAGTCATGGTAATaggagaaagaaagcaaaatacattCTAAAGAAGATTCATTCAAGCTAAGCAACACTTTTTATTCCAACCAAAGAGAGATTTGGGTGGTGGAGGAACAGAGCGAGGCCA
It encodes:
- the MGAT2 gene encoding alpha-1,6-mannosyl-glycoprotein 2-beta-N-acetylglucosaminyltransferase, whose amino-acid sequence is MRLRIYKRKVLVLALALAICALALWGSGGGGRRRQQQQQQRGGPGSTGEPPRVSEAPPRRPAANASAASPALPVLTENGTLSYRSLVYRLNFDQPVRNAGRFPGRSGPAADAVLVVQVHDRAEHLRLLLESLRRAAGVENVLLVLSHDLWSEELNRLAAAVDFCPVLQIFFPFSIQLYPREFPGHDPRDCPRDVGKAAALRLGCINAEFPDSFGHYREARFSQTKHHWWWKLHFVWERVRALREHAGPVLFLEEDHYLAPDFYHVLKKLWALRERDCPECQVVSLGTYSPVRGGFAGRADKVEMKTWKSTEHNMGMAFDRDTYQKLIECTDAFCTYDDYNWDWTLQHLTVSCLPKFWKVLVPEIPRVFHTGDCGMHHKKTCRPATQSAKIDSLLNSNQQYLFPETMSVSKRYSMAPLSPHVKNGGWGDIRDHELCKSYRRLQ